From Glycine soja cultivar W05 chromosome 4, ASM419377v2, whole genome shotgun sequence, the proteins below share one genomic window:
- the LOC114408759 gene encoding subtilisin-like protease SBT1.7: MVDKMNMLIFKSLQISLLLVFSIRNTTAEKKTHHTKHTYIIHMDKFNMPESFNDHLLWFDSSLKSVSDSAEMLYTYKKVAHGFSTRLTTQEAELLSKQPGVLSVIPEVRYDLHTTRTPEFLGLAKYSTLSLASGKQSDVIVGVLDTGVWPELKSFDDTGLGPVPSSWKGECERGKNFNPSNCNKKLVGARFFSRGYEAAFGPIDEKTESKSPRDDDGHGSHTSTTAAGSAVVGASLFGFANGTARGMATQARLATYKVCWLGGCFTSDIAAGIDKAIEDGVNILSMSIGGGLMDYYKDTIAIGTFAATAHGILVSNSAGNGGPSQATLSNVAPWLTTVGAGTIDRDFPAYITLGNGKMYTGVSLYNGKLPPNSPLPIVYAANVSDESQNLCTRGTLIAEKVAGKIVICDRGGNARVEKGLVVKSAGGIGMILSNNEDYGEELVADSYLLPAAALGQKSSNELKKYVFSSPNPTAKLGFGGTQLGVQPSPVVAAFSSRGPNVLTPKILKPDLIAPGVNILAGWTGAVGPTGLTEDTRHVEFNIISGTSMSCPHVTGLAALLKGTHPEWSPAAIRSALMTTAYRTYKNGQTIKDVATGLPATPFDYGAGHVDPVAAFDPGLVYDTSVDDYLSFFCALNYSSYQIKLVARRDFTCSKRNNYRVEDLNYPSFAVPFNTAYGVKGGSRKPATVQYTRTLTNVGAPATYKVSVSQSPSVKIMVQPQTLSFGGLNEKKNYTVTFTSSSKPSGTNSFAYLEWSDGKHKVTSPIAFSWT, encoded by the coding sequence ATGGTGGACAAGATGAATATGCTGATATTCAAGTCCCTTCAGATTTCTTTGCTGCTAGTTTTCTCTATCAGAAACACCACAGCAGAAAAGAAAACCCATCACacaaaacacacatacataattCACATGGACAAGTTCAACATGCCAGAGAGTTTTAACGACCATCTCCTCTGGTTTGATTCATCACTAAAATCAGTATCAGACTCAGCAGAGATGCTCTACACATATAAAAAAGTAGCTCATGGCTTCTCTACAAGGCTAACTACGCAAGAAGCAGAGTTGCTCTCAAAGCAACCTGGTGTTCTCTCCGTCATCCCGGAAGTTAGATATGATCTTCACACAACTCGAACACCAGAGTTTCTGGGGTTGGCCAAATACAGCACTCTTTCACTGGCCTCTGGCAAACAAAGCGATGTGATTGTCGGAGTGCTAGACACTGGTGTGTGGCCTGAACTAAAGAGCTTCGACGACACCGGACTGGGGCCAGTACCTAGTAGCTGGAAAGGTGAGTGTGAGAGAGGTAAGAATTTCAACCCATCAAACTGTAATAAGAAACTTGTTGGTGCAAGGTTTTTCTCGAGGGGCTACGAGGCAGCCTTTGGACCCATCGACGAAAAGACGGAATCAAAGTCACCAAGGGATGATGATGGCCACGGAAGTCACACCTCAACAACGGCAGCAGGTTCTGCAGTTGTAGGAGCAAGcctctttggttttgctaatgGGACAGCAAGAGGCATGGCCACACAAGCCAGACTTGCAACTTACAAAGTGTGTTGGCTTGGAGGGTGCTTTACATCAGACATAGCTGCTGGAATTGACAAGGCCATTGAAGATGGTGTCAACATCCTTTCCATGTCAATTGGGGGAGGTTTGATGGATTACTACAAAGACACTATTGCAATTGGAACTTTTGCGGCCACTGCCCATGGAATACTGGTTTCCAATTCAGCAGGAAATGGTGGGCCTAGTCAAGCAACTTTGTCTAATGTGGCACCATGGCTAACCACAGTGGGTGCGGGAACTATAGACCGTGATTTCCCTGCCTATATCACCCTTGGAAATGGAAAGATGTACACAGGGGTGTCACTTTACAATGGCAAACTCCCACCCAATTCTCCACTGCCAATTGTTTATGCTGCAAATGTAAGCGATGAATCCCAAAATCTGTGCACCAGAGGTACTTTGATTGCTGAAAAAGTAGCCGGAAAAATCGTGATATGTGACCGAGGAGGGAATGCTAGGGTGGAAAAGGGTTTGGTGGTGAAGAGTGCTGGAGGCATTGGGATGATACTATCAAACAATGAAGACTATGGGGAAGAGTTAGTTGCTGACTCCTATCTCCTCCCTGCAGCAGCTTTGGGCCAGAAATCAAGCAATGAGTTAAAGAAGTATGTTTTCTCATCTCCCAATCCCACAGCTAAGCTTGGATTTGGTGGCACCCAATTAGGGGTTCAACCATCCCCAGTGGTGGCAGCTTTCAGCTCAAGAGGGCCAAATGTGCTCACACCAAAAATACTCAAACCAGACCTGATTGCTCCAGGAGTCAACATCCTAGCTGGGTGGACTGGTGCAGTTGGACCAACTGGCTTGACTGAAGACACCAGACATGTGGAATTCAACATCATTTCAGGCACTTCCATGTCCTGCCCCCATGTCACTGGCTTAGCTGCCCTTCTTAAGGGCACTCACCCAGAATGGAGCCCTGCAGCTATAAGGTCTGCCCTCATGACCACAGCTTACAGAACCTACAAAAATGGCCAAACCATAAAAGATGTCGCCACCGGGCTACCGGCTACGCCATTTGATTATGGGGCCGGACACGTTGATCCAGTGGCTGCGTTTGATCCTGGTCTTGTGTATGATACTTCCGTGGATGACTACTTGAGCTTCTTCTGTGCCTTAAACTACAGTTCCTATCAAATAAAGCTTGTTGCAAGAAGAGACTTCACCTGCAGCAAAAGGAACAATTACAGAGTGGAAGATCTCAATTACCCATCTTTTGCTGTTCCTTTCAACACAGCTTATGGAGTAAAGGGTGGTTCTCGCAAACCAGCCACTGTCCAATATACAAGGACTTTAACAAACGTGGGTGCCCCGGCAACGTATAAAGTTTCGGTGTCGCAGTCTCCCTCGGTGAAGATTATGGTTCAACCACAAACACTTAGTTTCG